A window of the Trichoderma asperellum chromosome 6, complete sequence genome harbors these coding sequences:
- a CDS encoding uncharacterized protein (antiSMASH:Cluster_6.6~EggNog:ENOG41), whose protein sequence is MSPTDSHLTPLSKLRVSAHQIPAYKLIPNSSLHSKPLIIYHSAFVPSDASADRIESHVCKIGVVAPQWRYTMYSTTHFHSTTHEVLCVTAGRARLCFGGEHNPGRVEPIVERGDVIVVPAGVGHRLLEDMDRDHFLMVGCYPEGESWDMCYGTQDEESKIGNIKNLSWFSKDPIYGDQGPALDT, encoded by the coding sequence ATGAGCCCTACTGATTCTCATCTCACTCCCCTGTCCAAGCTCCGCGTTTCCGCACACCAAATACCAGCTTACAAGCTCATCCCCAATTCATCCCTCCATTCAAAGCCCCTCATAATCTACCACTCTGCCTTTGTCCCTTCGGACGCCTCAGCAGACCGGATCGAGTCGCACGTCTGCAAGATTGGCGTCGTCGCCCCTCAATGGCGCTATACCATGTATAGCACCACGCACTTCCACAGTACAACTCACGAGGTCCTCTGCGTCACGGCTGGTCGTGCGAGGCTCTGTTTTGGAGGTGAACACAACCCTGGGCGTGTCGAACCCATTGTCGAGAGAGGAGACGTTATTGTAGTTCCTGCAGGCGTGGGCCACCGTCTCCTCGAAGATATGGATCGCGATCATTTTTTGATGGTTGGATGCTACCCTGAGGGTGAAAGCTGGGACATGTGCTACGGTACCCAGGACGAGGAGTCAAAAATAGGCAACATAAAGAATCTCTCCTGGTTTAGTAAAGACCCCATCTATGGTGACCAAGGGCCTGCGTTGGATACGTAA
- a CDS encoding uncharacterized protein (antiSMASH:Cluster_6.6~EggNog:ENOG41) encodes MAERVHRVTMFKIPKKEDQEKLLELYRTVRDTSTKDGKPYILNMAVGACEPDQRSQGFDFAARFEFASLEDMRYYDDVCPAHQALKAAARGLEVNGLMTIYFKELLTGGI; translated from the exons ATGGCTGAACGCGTCCACCGAGTCACCATGTTCAAGATCCCCAAGAAGGAGGACCAGGAAAAGCTCCTGGAGCTCTACAGAACCGTCAGAGACACGAGCACCAAG GATGGCAAGCCCTACATTCTTAATATGGCTGTCGGTGCCTGTGAGCCCGACCAGCGCTCTCAGGGCTTTGACTTCGCCGCCAGGTTTGAGTTTGCCAGTCTGGAGGACATGCGGTACTACGACGACGTGTGTCCCGCTCACCAGGCCCTCAAGGCGGCGGCTCGCGGCTTGGAGGTTAATGGACTGATGACGATTTACTTCAAGGAGCTGCTCACGGGAGGCATCTAG